A region from the Streptomyces sp. 3214.6 genome encodes:
- a CDS encoding decaprenylphospho-beta-D-erythro-pentofuranosid-2-ulose 2-reductase: MKDAFGLPQSMLVLGGTSEIALATARRLIARRTRTVWLAGRPSPDLESAAAQLRVLGADVHTVPFDALDPASHETVLGKVFAEGDVDLVLLAFGVLGDQATDEREPAAAVRVAQTNYTGGVSAGLVAGRALQTQGHGSLVVLSSVAGERARRSDFIYGSSKAGLDVFTQGLGDALHGTGVHVMVVRPGSMRTSATTGRPREPLTTTPGEIATAVELGLRRRSETVWVPGVLRLVMSALRHAPRAMYRRLPL; encoded by the coding sequence ATGAAGGACGCCTTCGGCCTGCCCCAGTCCATGCTCGTCCTCGGCGGTACGTCAGAGATCGCGCTGGCCACCGCACGCCGGCTGATCGCCCGCCGCACCCGCACGGTGTGGCTGGCCGGGCGGCCGTCCCCCGACCTGGAGTCGGCCGCCGCGCAGTTGCGCGTCCTCGGGGCGGACGTCCACACCGTCCCCTTCGACGCGCTGGACCCCGCGTCGCACGAGACCGTCCTCGGCAAGGTCTTCGCCGAGGGCGACGTCGACCTGGTGCTGCTCGCCTTCGGCGTCCTCGGCGACCAGGCGACCGACGAGCGCGAACCGGCGGCCGCGGTGCGCGTCGCGCAGACCAACTACACGGGCGGGGTGTCGGCGGGGCTGGTCGCCGGCCGCGCCCTGCAGACACAGGGGCACGGCTCCCTGGTCGTGCTGTCCTCCGTCGCCGGCGAGCGGGCCCGCCGCTCGGACTTCATCTACGGCTCCAGCAAGGCCGGCCTCGACGTCTTCACCCAGGGCCTGGGCGACGCGCTGCACGGCACGGGCGTCCACGTCATGGTCGTACGCCCCGGCTCCATGCGGACGAGCGCGACCACGGGGCGGCCGCGGGAGCCGTTGACGACCACGCCGGGAGAGATCGCGACGGCCGTCGAACTGGGGCTCCGTCGACGGTCGGAGACGGTCTGGGTGCCGGGAGTGCTGCGCCTGGTGATGTCCGCGCTGCGCCACGCGCCACGCGCGATGTACCGCCGACTCCCGCTCTAG
- a CDS encoding YihY/virulence factor BrkB family protein yields MDWLKKLPGIGPWVTRLMATHAWRSYERLDRVKWTRLAAAMTFVSFVALFPLLTVAAAVVAATLGESRQQELQDKIADQVPGISDQLDINSLVQNAGTIGLIAGAALLFTGIGWVGQMRDCLRAVWERPDDDENPVLRKAKDMGVLVGFGGAVLVTLAISTVASALVGRITDALGIDNAGWGGILLRVAAFAIAVLADFLLLLYVLTLLPGVEPTRRRLVVAALIGAVGFELLKLLLSGYMQGVAAKSMYGAFGVPIALLLWINFTSKLVLFCAAWTATGTAPDNPRDIDVSDDAVPGPAAASGG; encoded by the coding sequence ATGGACTGGCTGAAGAAGCTTCCCGGCATCGGGCCGTGGGTCACCCGCCTCATGGCCACGCACGCGTGGCGGTCGTACGAGCGCCTGGACCGGGTGAAGTGGACGCGGCTGGCCGCCGCGATGACGTTCGTCAGCTTCGTCGCGCTGTTCCCGCTGCTGACCGTGGCCGCCGCCGTCGTCGCCGCCACCCTCGGCGAGTCCCGGCAGCAGGAGCTCCAGGACAAGATCGCCGACCAGGTCCCCGGTATCTCCGACCAGTTGGACATCAACAGCCTGGTCCAGAACGCGGGCACCATCGGCCTCATCGCCGGCGCGGCACTGCTGTTCACCGGCATCGGCTGGGTCGGTCAGATGCGGGACTGTCTGCGCGCGGTGTGGGAGCGGCCCGACGACGACGAGAACCCCGTCCTGCGCAAGGCCAAGGACATGGGCGTCCTCGTCGGGTTCGGCGGCGCCGTGCTGGTCACCCTCGCCATCTCCACCGTCGCCTCGGCCCTGGTCGGCCGGATCACCGACGCGCTCGGCATCGACAACGCGGGCTGGGGCGGCATCCTGCTGCGCGTCGCCGCCTTCGCGATCGCCGTCCTCGCCGACTTCCTGCTCCTGCTGTACGTCCTCACCCTGCTGCCGGGCGTCGAACCGACCCGCCGCCGCCTCGTGGTGGCCGCGTTGATCGGCGCCGTCGGCTTCGAACTGCTGAAGCTGCTGCTGAGCGGCTATATGCAGGGCGTGGCCGCGAAGAGCATGTACGGCGCGTTCGGCGTGCCGATCGCCCTGCTGCTGTGGATCAACTTCACGTCGAAACTGGTCCTGTTCTGCGCGGCCTGGACGGCGACGGGCACCGCCCCCGACAACCCGCGCGACATCGACGTCAGCGACGACGCCGTACCAGGTCCGGCAGCGGCCAGCGGCGGTTGA
- a CDS encoding IS1182 family transposase, translating to MGEWAGDTVGPDVWETCRELIPAGSVFAFLAEHRGALFPAHMFADMYPSANGRPSMPPQILAAAITLQALHGLSDFETVQELRCDLRWKAACGLGLNDLAFDPSLLAYFRRRLACSARPNRVFEAVREVVKATGVLGGKHRRALDSTVLDDAVATQDTVTQLIAAVRAVIREVPGAAEVAAVQCTAHDYTDPGKPRIAWNDEQARAELVDALVTDVLRLLGHLPDQQLDEKAANALGILALVAGQDVEPAEDSDGRDGRWRISKGTAPGRVVSTVDPEARHIHKTRTHQQDGYKAHLAIEPETGLYTAVALRPGAGAEHHEATVGLDLLADEESPVDAFGDTAYSAGDMRQALHQAGHRLFFKPAPLRPAVPGGFTLDDFAIDTAASAVTCPAGHTVALSGPGGQHNQRKAAFGNLCTGCPLRERCTKAKAGRILTIRPHHDLQAAARRQAATDPDWQADYRRWRPPVERAVAWLVQHGNRRLRYRGTINNNTWLHTRAAALNLRRLINLGLTHTGGRWRLTPATT from the coding sequence GCGTTTCTGGCCGAGCACCGTGGTGCTCTGTTCCCGGCTCATATGTTCGCGGACATGTACCCGTCGGCGAATGGACGGCCGAGCATGCCGCCGCAGATCCTGGCTGCGGCGATCACGCTGCAGGCCCTGCACGGGCTGTCGGACTTCGAGACGGTGCAGGAGCTGCGGTGTGACCTGCGGTGGAAGGCCGCGTGCGGGCTGGGCCTGAACGACCTGGCGTTTGACCCGTCTCTGCTGGCCTACTTCCGCCGCCGTCTGGCCTGCTCGGCCCGGCCCAACCGCGTCTTCGAGGCCGTGCGCGAGGTGGTGAAGGCCACCGGTGTCCTGGGCGGCAAGCACCGGCGGGCCTTGGACTCGACGGTGCTGGACGACGCGGTGGCCACCCAGGACACCGTCACCCAGCTGATCGCCGCCGTCCGTGCGGTGATCCGCGAAGTCCCCGGCGCCGCCGAGGTCGCGGCCGTGCAGTGCACCGCGCACGACTACACCGATCCCGGCAAACCCCGCATCGCCTGGAACGACGAGCAGGCCCGCGCGGAACTCGTCGACGCCCTGGTCACCGATGTGCTGCGGCTGCTGGGCCACCTGCCCGACCAGCAGTTGGACGAGAAGGCCGCGAACGCCCTCGGCATCCTGGCGCTGGTCGCAGGACAAGACGTGGAGCCGGCCGAGGACTCCGACGGCCGCGACGGACGCTGGCGCATCAGCAAGGGGACCGCTCCGGGCCGCGTCGTGTCCACCGTCGACCCTGAAGCCCGCCACATCCACAAGACCCGCACCCACCAGCAGGACGGATACAAAGCCCACCTGGCCATCGAGCCCGAGACCGGCTTATACACGGCCGTGGCTCTGCGGCCCGGCGCCGGAGCCGAGCACCACGAGGCCACCGTCGGCCTGGATCTGCTGGCCGACGAGGAGAGTCCGGTGGACGCCTTCGGCGACACCGCCTACTCCGCCGGCGACATGCGCCAAGCCCTGCACCAGGCGGGGCACCGGCTGTTCTTCAAGCCCGCCCCACTGCGGCCCGCCGTCCCCGGCGGCTTCACCCTGGACGACTTCGCCATCGACACCGCCGCCTCCGCGGTCACCTGCCCCGCCGGGCATACGGTTGCCCTGTCGGGCCCCGGCGGACAGCACAACCAGCGCAAGGCGGCCTTCGGGAACCTGTGCACCGGATGCCCCCTCCGCGAGCGGTGCACCAAGGCCAAGGCCGGCCGCATCCTGACCATCCGCCCCCACCACGACCTGCAAGCGGCCGCCCGCCGCCAGGCCGCCACCGACCCGGACTGGCAAGCCGACTACCGCCGCTGGCGACCACCAGTCGAACGCGCCGTCGCCTGGCTCGTCCAGCACGGCAACCGCAGACTCCGCTACCGCGGAACCATCAACAACAACACCTGGCTTCACACCCGAGCCGCCGCCCTCAACCTCCGCCGACTGATCAACCTCGGACTCACCCACACTGGCGGCCGCTGGCGACTCACCCCGGCCACCACATAG